A genomic segment from Glycine max cultivar Williams 82 chromosome 1, Glycine_max_v4.0, whole genome shotgun sequence encodes:
- the LOC100779292 gene encoding uncharacterized protein isoform X2 produces MNPDGRKRRFNEAIVNMLYPSPDSPPQPQELEPVEAAFIDDGSGSDIISDNLDDCDNNASTSGNEEHDDSETTEKLTRVQRKKIRKKKLNEEAIHRGKLIGPLLPPPMLQLFDQMLLKKVMPRTTLFR; encoded by the exons ATGAACCCAGATGGCAGAAAACGAAGGTTCAACGAAGCCATCGTTAATATGCTATATCCCTCTCCCGATTCTCCTCCTCAACCACAA GAGTTGGAACCTGTGGAAGCAGCTTTTATCGACGACGGGTCTGGTTCTGACATCATTTCAG ACAATTTGGACGATTGCGACAACAACGCCTCCACGAGCGGCAACGAAGAACATGATGACTCTGAGACGACGGAGAAGCTCACAAGGGTTCAACGAAAGAAAATCCGTAAGAAGAAGCTGAATGAAGAAGCCATTCATCGCGGAAAACTAATTGGGCCGTTGTTGCCACCTCCGATGCTCCAGCTGTTCGATCAAATGCTCCTGAAGAAG GTTATGCCACGCACAACTTTGTTTAGGTGA
- the LOC100778769 gene encoding galactomannan galactosyltransferase 1, which translates to MVKSELSNHYHNNNKSPMMMAKPHRNKSSSLFLSDGCLFLGGAFSALILVWGFSSFTTTIPNDTPNFESLSKNDAASHHIAPDFNFDPPDRTFYDDPQMGYTMDKKVRNWDEKREEWLKLHPSFAAGARERVFMVTGSQPKPCRNPTGDHLLLRFFKNKVDYCRLHGCDIFYNNALLEPKMFAYWAKYPAVRAAMVAHPEAEWIWWVDSDALFTDMEFKLPLERYREHNLVVHGWAHLIHEKRSWTGLNAGVFLIRNCQWSLDFMEAWASMGPQSPNYEKWGQTLRSTFKDKFFPESDDQTGLAYLIAMEKDKWAERIYLESEYYFEGYWEEIQGTFKNITEKYKEMEKGVQRLRRRHAEKVSETYGEMREEYLKDAGNAKGSWRRPFITHFTGCQPCSGKYNAMYSAHDCWNAMHNALNFADNQVMRKFGYSLLDNAVSPLPFDYPRH; encoded by the coding sequence ATGGTTAAATCTGAACTCTCCAATCActaccacaacaacaacaagtctCCCATGATGATGGCGAAGCCCCACAGAAACAAAAGCTCCTCTTTATTTCTCTCCGATGGATGTCTCTTCCTCGGAGGAGCATTCTCCGCTCTCATCCTCGTCTGGGGTTTCTCCTCCTTCACCACCACCATCCCTAACGACACCCCCAACTTCGAATCTCTTTCAAAAAACGACGCCGCTTCGCACCACATCGCTCCCGATTTCAACTTCGACCCACCCGACAGAACATTCTACGACGACCCGCAAATGGGTTACACCATGGACAAGAAAGTTCGCAACTGGGACGAGAAGCGCGAGGAGTGGCTGAAACTCCACCCTTCCTTCGCCGCCGGAGCGAGAGAAAGGGTTTTCATGGTGACCGGTTCTCAGCCGAAGCCGTGCCGGAACCCTACAGGCGACCACCTTCTCCTGCGGTTCTTTAAAAACAAAGTGGACTACTGTCGGCTCCACGGGTGCGACATTTTCTACAACAACGCGCTGTTGGAACCGAAGATGTTCGCGTACTGGGCAAAGTACCCAGCGGTGCGGGCCGCGATGGTGGCCCACCCGGAGGCCGAGTGGATCTGGTGGGTTGACTCGGACGCGCTGTTCACCGACATGGAGTTCAAGCTCCCCCTTGAGCGTTACAGGGAGCACAATCTCGTGGTTCACGGCTGGGCCCACCTCATACACGAGAAGCGGAGCTGGACGGGCCTCAACGCCGGCGTGTTCCTCATCAGGAACTGCCAGTGGTCGTTGGACTTCATGGAAGCGTGGGCCAGCATGGGCCCACAGAGCCCCAATTACGAAAAGTGGGGCCAGACGCTGAGGTCAACTTTCAAGGACAAGTTCTTCCCGGAGTCAGACGATCAGACGGGCCTGGCATACTTAATCGCCATGGAGAAGGATAAATGGGCGGAGAGGATTTACCTAGAGAGCGAGTACTACTTCGAAGGGTACTGGGAAGAAATTCAGGGAACGTTCAAGAACATAACGGAAAAATACAAGGAGATGGAAAAAGGGGTGCAGAGGTTAAGGAGGCGTCACGCGGAGAAGGTGAGTGAAACATACGGGGAGATGAGGGAAGAGTATTTGAAGGATGCTGGGAACGCTAAAGGGAGTTGGAGGAGACCCTTCATTACGCACTTCACCGGCTGTCAACCTTGTAGTGGAAAGTATAATGCCATGTATTCAGCCCATGATTGCTGGAACGCAATGCACAATGCTCTCAATTTTGCCGATAACCAAGTCATGCGTAAATTTGGTTACAGTCTACTGGATAACGCCGTTTCCCCTCTCCCTTTTGATTATCCCCGTCATTGA
- the LOC100779292 gene encoding uncharacterized protein isoform X1, with amino-acid sequence MNPDGRKRRFNEAIVNMLYPSPDSPPQPQREQELEPVEAAFIDDGSGSDIISDNLDDCDNNASTSGNEEHDDSETTEKLTRVQRKKIRKKKLNEEAIHRGKLIGPLLPPPMLQLFDQMLLKKVMPRTTLFR; translated from the exons ATGAACCCAGATGGCAGAAAACGAAGGTTCAACGAAGCCATCGTTAATATGCTATATCCCTCTCCCGATTCTCCTCCTCAACCACAA CGCGAACAGGAGTTGGAACCTGTGGAAGCAGCTTTTATCGACGACGGGTCTGGTTCTGACATCATTTCAG ACAATTTGGACGATTGCGACAACAACGCCTCCACGAGCGGCAACGAAGAACATGATGACTCTGAGACGACGGAGAAGCTCACAAGGGTTCAACGAAAGAAAATCCGTAAGAAGAAGCTGAATGAAGAAGCCATTCATCGCGGAAAACTAATTGGGCCGTTGTTGCCACCTCCGATGCTCCAGCTGTTCGATCAAATGCTCCTGAAGAAG GTTATGCCACGCACAACTTTGTTTAGGTGA
- the LOC100778227 gene encoding heptahelical transmembrane protein 4-like isoform X1 — translation MGGEELSLMENERKGRRLWKKVKYQLVEYHSLPGYLRDNEYILAHYRSEWPIKQVLLSAFTIHNETLNVWTHLIGFFIFLALTIYTAMKIPKVVDLNSLQHFPDMLKKADLHKLQSEILTCLPSMPDLHRLRDEISSWHIKEYLYNCLPLSVKDDLANIIAPLMIRPITRWPFFAFLGGAMFCLLASSICHLLSCHSARMAYIMLRLDYAGIAALISTSFYPPVYYSFMCDPFFCNLYLGFITVLGIATILFSLLPVFQNPEFRTIRASLFFGMGLSGAAPILHKLYLFWGQPEVFHTTAYEILMGVLYGIGALVYATRIPERWMPGKFDIAGHSHQLFHILVVAGAYAHYRAGLVYLRWRDLQGC, via the exons ATGGGTGGTGAGGAATTGAGTTTGATGGAGAACGAAAGGAAAGGGAGGAGGCTGTGGAAGAAGGTGAAGTACCAGCTGGTGGAGTACCACTCCTTGCCCGGTTATTTGAGAGACAACGAGTACATTCTCGCTCACTATCGATCCGAATGGCCAATCAAGCAGGTTTTGTTGAGCGCTTTCACCATCCACAACGAAACCCTCAACGTTTGGAC GCATTTGATCGGGTTCTTCATATTTCTGGCATTGACCATATACACTGCCATGAAAATTCCGAAGGTTGTAGATCTTAATTCGCTACAGCATTTTCCTGACATGCTCAAGAAGGCCGACCTGCACAAATTACAATCAGAAATCTTGACGTGTCTCCCTTCCATGCCTGATTTGCACAGACTCAGGGATGAAATCTCAAGTTGGCATATTAAAGAATATCTGTACAATTGTTTGCCA CTTAGTGTAAAAGATGACCTGGCGAACATAATAGCACCACTTATGATTAGACCAATTACGAGGTGGCCTTTTTTCGCATTTTTAGGGGGTGCCATGTTTTGCTTGCTAGCTAGCAGTATTTGCCATCTCCTCTCTTGTCACTCTGCACGCATGGCATACATTATGCTCAGGCTCGACTATGCTGGAATTGCAGCCCTGATATCTACCTCTTTCTATCCTCCAGTATATTACTCTTTTATGTGTGACCCATTTTTCTGTAACCTATACTTGGGATTTATCACTGTATTGGGCATCGCAACCATCTTGTTTTCTCTTCTCCCAGTGTTCCAAAATCCAGAATTCCGCACCATCCGAGCATCTCTCTTCTTTGGAATGGGTTTGTCTGGTGCAGCACCTATTCTGCACAAGCTTTATCTATTCTGGGGCCAGCCAGAAGTGTTTCACACAACTGCTTACGAGATTCTGATGGGTGTTCTCTATGGAATTGGAGCATTGGTTTATGCCACTAGGATTCCAGAACGATGGATGCCCGGGAAATTTGACATTGCCGGACACAGTCACCAATTGTTTCATATATTGGTGGTGGCGGGGGCATACGCTCATTATCGGGCAGGGTTAGTTTATCTCAGGTGGCGTGACCTTCAAGGTTGTTGA
- the LOC100778227 gene encoding Heptahelical transmembrane protein 4-like (The RefSeq protein has 1 substitution compared to this genomic sequence) produces the protein MGGEELSLMENERKGRRLWKKVKYQLVEYHSLPGYLRDNEYILAHYRSEWPIKQVLLSAFTIHNETLNVWTHLIGFFIFLALTIYTAMKIPKVVDLNSLQHFPDMLKKADLHKLQSEILTCLPSMPDLHRLRDEISSWHIKEYLYNCLPVRFSSSNHTDACVLLSVKDDLANIIAPLMIRPITRWPFFAFLGGAMFCLLASSICHLLSCHSARMAHIMLRLDYAGIAALISTSFYPPVYYSFMCDPFFCNLYLGFITVLGIATILFSLLPVFQNPEFRTIRASLFFGMGLSGAAPILHKLYLFWGQPEVFHTTAYEILMGVLYGIGALVYATRIPERWMPGKFDIAGHSHQLFHILVVAGAYAHYRAGLVYLRWRDLQGC, from the exons ATGGGTGGTGAGGAATTGAGTTTGATGGAGAACGAAAGGAAAGGGAGGAGGCTGTGGAAGAAGGTGAAGTACCAGCTGGTGGAGTACCACTCCTTGCCCGGTTATTTGAGAGACAACGAGTACATTCTCGCTCACTATCGATCCGAATGGCCAATCAAGCAGGTTTTGTTGAGCGCTTTCACCATCCACAACGAAACCCTCAACGTTTGGAC GCATTTGATCGGGTTCTTCATATTTCTGGCATTGACCATATACACTGCCATGAAAATTCCGAAGGTTGTAGATCTTAATTCGCTACAGCATTTTCCTGACATGCTCAAGAAGGCCGACCTGCACAAATTACAATCAGAAATCTTGACGTGTCTCCCTTCCATGCCTGATTTGCACAGACTCAGGGATGAAATCTCAAGTTGGCATATTAAAGAATATCTGTACAATTGTTTGCCAGTAAGATTTTCCAGTAGCAATCATACTGATGCATGTGTTCTG CTTAGTGTAAAAGATGACCTGGCGAACATAATAGCACCACTTATGATTAGACCAATTACGAGGTGGCCTTTTTTCGCATTTTTAGGGGGTGCCATGTTTTGCTTGCTAGCTAGCAGTATTTGCCATCTCCTCTCTTGTCACTCTGCACGCATGGCATACATTATGCTCAGGCTCGACTATGCTGGAATTGCAGCCCTGATATCTACCTCTTTCTATCCTCCAGTATATTACTCTTTTATGTGTGACCCATTTTTCTGTAACCTATACTTGGGATTTATCACTGTATTGGGCATCGCAACCATCTTGTTTTCTCTTCTCCCAGTGTTCCAAAATCCAGAATTCCGCACCATCCGAGCATCTCTCTTCTTTGGAATGGGTTTGTCTGGTGCAGCACCTATTCTGCACAAGCTTTATCTATTCTGGGGCCAGCCAGAAGTGTTTCACACAACTGCTTACGAGATTCTGATGGGTGTTCTCTATGGAATTGGAGCATTGGTTTATGCCACTAGGATTCCAGAACGATGGATGCCCGGGAAATTTGACATTGCCGGACACAGTCACCAATTGTTTCATATATTGGTGGTGGCGGGGGCATACGCTCATTATCGGGCAGGGTTAGTTTATCTCAGGTGGCGTGACCTTCAAGGTTGTTGA